The Neobacillus sp. OS1-2 genome includes a window with the following:
- a CDS encoding glycosyltransferase, which yields MKISVCMATYNGAQFVVRQLDTVLKQLGPDDEIIIIDDRSKDNTVEVIRETYGRRVQVHINENNLGAIKSFEKAISFATGDILFLCDQDDLWEDNKVEVVLHAFEEKKADLVFHDAVVVDGDLQVLDPSWNNYNHNNINQGIFGNILKNAYTGAFMAFRKDLVPSILPFPKKIEMHDQWIALVCMKKKKKIVFINQALMKYVRHGGNVTGMKKRSLSTQLKGRLGTISAIVGFKH from the coding sequence ATGAAGATATCTGTTTGTATGGCAACATATAATGGAGCGCAATTTGTTGTTCGTCAGCTTGATACAGTGTTGAAGCAGCTTGGTCCCGACGATGAAATTATTATTATAGATGACCGTTCAAAGGATAACACGGTTGAAGTGATTAGGGAAACCTATGGAAGAAGAGTGCAGGTCCATATTAATGAAAATAATTTAGGTGCAATTAAGAGCTTTGAAAAGGCGATATCTTTTGCAACAGGAGATATCCTTTTTCTATGTGACCAGGATGATTTGTGGGAAGATAATAAAGTGGAAGTAGTTTTACATGCATTTGAGGAAAAAAAGGCGGATCTTGTGTTCCACGATGCTGTCGTAGTTGATGGAGATTTACAGGTCCTTGACCCATCATGGAATAATTATAACCACAATAACATAAACCAAGGAATTTTTGGGAATATTTTAAAAAACGCCTATACGGGAGCATTTATGGCATTTAGAAAGGATTTAGTGCCGTCCATTCTGCCGTTTCCTAAGAAAATTGAAATGCACGATCAATGGATTGCACTTGTTTGTATGAAGAAAAAGAAGAAAATTGTTTTTATTAATCAAGCTTTAATGAAATATGTACGTCATGGTGGTAATGTCACCGGAATGAAAAAGCGTTCTTTATCCACACAGCTAAAAGGCAGGTTAGGCACTATTTCGGCTATTGTTGGTTTCAAACACTAA
- a CDS encoding glycosyltransferase produces MKITMVIVFYKQKPEESKTFRTLKSSLFSKKELFNEIELILYDNSPVKQDFSPLNYEGIHISYNHDPRNLGIAAAYNYAWAVAKENGSQWLLLLDHDTDLTDDYLIEVLNVPDVSSDIAAVVPKICSENKMISPVYSHSLRPLQEEPPKSGIQEKRPVMAINSGALIRVGFLNELNGFNEVFPLDYLDHWLFFEIYARGKKVLVLDVVLEHELSVMDYSRVPLKRYQSILDAEYNFYQNFKKDLFPSYRAQLAKRFLKQVLTVKNKKIAMYTLKRLFSI; encoded by the coding sequence ATGAAAATAACGATGGTCATCGTCTTTTATAAGCAAAAGCCTGAAGAAAGTAAAACATTTCGGACGTTAAAGTCATCATTGTTTTCGAAAAAAGAGTTATTCAACGAAATTGAATTGATTCTTTATGATAATAGTCCTGTGAAACAAGACTTCTCGCCCCTTAATTATGAGGGGATACATATCTCATATAATCATGACCCGCGAAATTTGGGAATCGCTGCAGCCTATAATTATGCTTGGGCTGTGGCTAAGGAAAATGGCAGTCAGTGGCTTCTGTTACTTGATCATGATACTGATTTGACAGACGATTATTTAATTGAGGTTCTAAATGTGCCTGATGTATCTAGTGATATTGCAGCTGTTGTACCCAAAATTTGTAGTGAAAATAAGATGATCTCACCTGTATACAGTCATTCTTTACGCCCACTGCAGGAGGAACCGCCTAAATCTGGAATTCAGGAGAAGAGGCCAGTTATGGCGATTAATTCTGGAGCTTTAATCCGAGTGGGTTTTTTAAACGAGCTAAATGGTTTTAATGAAGTATTTCCATTAGACTATTTGGATCATTGGTTGTTTTTTGAGATTTATGCAAGAGGGAAGAAGGTTTTGGTACTGGATGTTGTTCTTGAACACGAGCTGTCAGTTATGGATTATAGTCGAGTCCCACTAAAACGGTATCAAAGTATTTTGGATGCAGAATACAATTTTTATCAAAATTTTAAAAAAGACTTGTTTCCATCCTATCGGGCCCAGCTCGCTAAGCGCTTCCTTAAACAAGTGCTAACTGTGAAAAACAAGAAAATTGCGATGTACACACTTAAACGGCTTTTTTCTATATAA